One genomic segment of Vagococcus intermedius includes these proteins:
- a CDS encoding BMC domain-containing protein, which yields MNANALGMIETKGLVGAIEAADAMVKAANVTLIGKEQVGGGLVTVMVRGDVGAVKAATDAGAAAAERVGELLSVHVIPRPHSEVDAILPHVAG from the coding sequence ATGAACGCAAATGCATTAGGAATGATCGAAACTAAAGGTTTAGTAGGAGCTATTGAAGCAGCAGACGCTATGGTTAAAGCAGCAAACGTAACATTAATCGGTAAAGAACAAGTAGGTGGCGGATTAGTAACAGTTATGGTTCGTGGTGATGTTGGTGCGGTTAAAGCTGCAACAGACGCTGGAGCAGCAGCTGCTGAACGTGTTGGAGAATTATTATCAGTACACGTAATTCCACGTCCTCATTCAGAAGTTGACGCTATTTTACCACACGTAGCGGGTTAA
- a CDS encoding acetaldehyde dehydrogenase (acetylating): MLQLQDKDLISVQEVRNLLKDASAAQKELATFSQEKIDSICKAMADAAYSERIKLAQMAREETGFGIWQDKVVKNSFASKSVWENIKDKKTVGIINEDTVNKVTDVAVPVGVVAGLIPSTNPTSTVIYKALISIKAGNGIVFSPHPNALGSILETVKIIKEAAVAAGCPAGAIGCMTTPTIQGTAELMKHNLTNLILATGGSAMVKAAYSSGTPAIGVGPGNGPAFIERSANIPLAVKRIMDSKTFDNGTICASEQSVVVEEVSRAAVIAEFKKNGAYFLSTEEAAILEKFIMRANGSMNPQIVGKSVAAIAELTGLNVPEGTRVLIAEETKVGAKVPYSREKLAPILAFYTTKSWEEACELSIDILNHEGAGHTLCLHTEDQNVVREFGLRKPVSRLIVNAPGALGGIGAATNMAPALTLGCGAVGGSSTSDNISPENLFNIRRVAYGVRELEELRGEDAHLVGQTATPSSTTPKGAEDELVNKIVDAILAKL, translated from the coding sequence TTGTTACAATTACAAGATAAAGATTTAATTTCTGTACAAGAAGTTAGAAATCTATTAAAAGATGCAAGCGCTGCTCAAAAAGAGTTAGCAACATTTTCACAAGAAAAAATCGATTCAATCTGTAAAGCAATGGCAGATGCCGCTTATTCAGAAAGAATTAAATTAGCACAAATGGCACGTGAAGAAACTGGTTTTGGGATTTGGCAAGATAAAGTAGTTAAAAATTCTTTTGCTTCTAAATCAGTTTGGGAAAATATCAAAGATAAAAAAACAGTTGGAATTATTAATGAAGACACAGTTAATAAAGTAACTGATGTTGCAGTTCCAGTTGGAGTAGTTGCAGGATTAATTCCATCAACTAACCCAACTTCAACAGTTATCTACAAAGCTTTAATTTCAATTAAAGCAGGGAACGGCATTGTCTTCTCACCACATCCAAATGCTTTAGGTAGTATTTTGGAAACTGTAAAAATTATTAAAGAAGCGGCTGTTGCGGCAGGATGCCCTGCAGGAGCAATCGGTTGTATGACGACACCTACAATTCAAGGAACTGCTGAGTTAATGAAACATAACTTAACAAACTTGATTTTAGCTACAGGTGGTTCTGCAATGGTTAAAGCTGCCTATTCATCAGGAACACCTGCTATTGGAGTAGGTCCTGGTAATGGTCCAGCCTTCATCGAACGTTCTGCTAATATTCCTTTAGCTGTTAAACGTATCATGGATTCAAAAACTTTTGATAACGGAACAATTTGTGCATCAGAACAATCTGTTGTTGTTGAAGAAGTTAGTCGTGCAGCAGTTATTGCTGAATTTAAGAAAAATGGCGCTTACTTCTTATCAACAGAAGAAGCAGCGATTCTTGAAAAATTCATCATGCGTGCGAATGGCTCAATGAACCCACAAATTGTTGGGAAATCAGTTGCAGCAATTGCTGAATTAACAGGCTTAAACGTTCCAGAAGGAACACGCGTGTTAATTGCTGAAGAAACAAAAGTAGGCGCTAAAGTGCCTTACTCACGTGAAAAACTTGCACCAATCTTGGCTTTCTACACAACTAAGTCATGGGAAGAAGCTTGTGAATTAAGTATTGATATCTTAAATCATGAAGGAGCAGGTCATACATTATGTCTACATACTGAAGATCAAAATGTTGTTCGTGAATTTGGTTTAAGAAAACCTGTTTCTCGTTTAATCGTCAATGCTCCAGGAGCTTTAGGCGGAATTGGTGCAGCTACAAACATGGCTCCAGCCTTAACATTAGGTTGTGGTGCTGTTGGTGGAAGCTCAACTTCAGATAATATTTCACCAGAAAACTTATTCAATATTCGTCGTGTTGCTTATGGCGTACGCGAATTAGAAGAGTTACGTGGTGAAGATGCTCACTTAGTTGGGCAAACAGCGACACCGTCTTCAACAACACCAAAAGGTGCTGAAGATGAGTTAGTAAATAAAATCGTTGATGCGATTTTAGCAAAACTTTAA
- a CDS encoding BMC domain-containing protein — translation MKIQALGLIEVNGLLGGIAAADAALKTADVDLISAEKVNGGLTTIHLSGDVAAIQVAVEAGSVVARDLNCLRSSHVIPRLASETSDMVIAGIKTATPAITPEKPKPVVKKEEVKIQEPEVKQTKATTEPSVVAEKATDDKVKTEKSVKVDKVDKEDVKAAKPAKKTSTKSKKKK, via the coding sequence TTGAAAATTCAAGCATTAGGCCTAATTGAAGTTAATGGTTTACTTGGTGGGATTGCAGCAGCTGATGCCGCATTAAAAACAGCAGACGTTGATTTAATTAGCGCTGAAAAAGTTAATGGTGGTTTAACAACGATTCATTTATCAGGTGATGTTGCAGCGATTCAAGTTGCAGTTGAGGCTGGATCAGTCGTTGCTCGTGATTTAAATTGTTTACGATCAAGTCACGTTATTCCAAGACTTGCTTCTGAAACATCAGATATGGTTATTGCAGGTATAAAAACAGCCACACCGGCTATTACACCTGAAAAGCCAAAACCTGTAGTAAAAAAAGAAGAAGTTAAAATTCAAGAGCCAGAAGTTAAACAAACTAAGGCTACAACAGAACCATCAGTTGTTGCTGAAAAAGCAACGGATGATAAAGTAAAAACTGAGAAATCAGTTAAGGTTGATAAAGTTGATAAGGAAGATGTTAAAGCAGCGAAACCTGCTAAAAAAACGTCAACTAAGTCAAAAAAGAAAAAATAG
- the eutL gene encoding ethanolamine utilization microcompartment protein EutL, which produces MINDSLGANVLSAKIIANVDAGMAKALNLDPQKHRSIGMVTSDCDDVTYVALDEATKAAAVEVVYARSMYAGAGNASTKFAGEVIGIIAGPTPAEVKSGLDVVISEIENSPGFISANADGSVPYFAHLISRTGTHLSKEAGIKEGEALAYLIAPPLEAMYALDAAVKAADVEVAAFYGPPSETNFGGALLTGSQSACKAACDAFAQAVAMVAANPTMY; this is translated from the coding sequence ATGATAAACGATTCATTAGGTGCTAACGTTTTAAGTGCGAAAATTATCGCTAACGTTGATGCAGGAATGGCTAAAGCATTAAATTTAGACCCTCAAAAACACCGTAGTATTGGTATGGTAACATCTGACTGTGATGATGTAACTTATGTTGCTTTAGATGAAGCGACAAAAGCTGCTGCAGTAGAAGTTGTTTATGCACGTAGTATGTATGCTGGTGCAGGCAATGCTAGTACTAAATTTGCTGGTGAAGTTATTGGAATTATTGCTGGTCCAACACCTGCAGAAGTTAAAAGCGGTTTAGATGTTGTTATCTCTGAAATTGAAAATAGTCCTGGTTTCATCAGTGCTAATGCTGACGGAAGTGTTCCTTATTTCGCGCATTTAATTTCAAGAACAGGTACACATTTATCTAAAGAAGCAGGCATTAAAGAAGGAGAAGCATTAGCTTACTTAATTGCCCCTCCTTTAGAAGCAATGTATGCTTTAGATGCAGCTGTTAAAGCAGCTGACGTTGAAGTTGCTGCTTTCTACGGTCCACCGTCAGAAACAAACTTTGGTGGAGCCTTACTTACTGGTAGCCAATCAGCATGTAAAGCAGCTTGTGATGCATTTGCTCAAGCAGTGGCAATGGTAGCAGCTAACCCAACAATGTATTAA
- the eutC gene encoding ethanolamine ammonia-lyase subunit EutC, whose protein sequence is MTSSAQESDYNGTVEDAFIPDITEVNIKEQFLIPNAADKEGYLRMKQYTPARLGLWRSGPRYKTQSMLRFRADHAAAQDAVFSDVPEELVKEMGFVAVQTMCKDKDEYVTRPDLGRQFDAETREYIKANTTKGAKVQVMVGDGLSSAAVGANIKEILPSIKQGLKMFNLDFNEVVFVKYSRVATMDEIGELTDADVVCMLIGERPGLVTAESMSAYLAYKPTVGMPEARRTVISNIQKGGTPAVEAGAYIAELIKEMLEKKKSGIDLKEG, encoded by the coding sequence ATGACAAGCTCAGCTCAAGAGTCTGACTATAATGGTACGGTTGAAGATGCCTTTATTCCAGATATCACTGAAGTAAATATTAAAGAACAATTCTTAATTCCCAATGCAGCAGATAAAGAAGGCTATCTACGTATGAAACAATATACACCAGCTCGTTTAGGGTTATGGAGATCAGGTCCTCGTTATAAAACACAGTCTATGCTACGCTTTAGAGCTGACCATGCTGCAGCCCAAGATGCTGTATTCTCTGATGTACCAGAAGAATTAGTTAAAGAAATGGGATTTGTAGCTGTTCAAACAATGTGTAAAGATAAAGATGAATATGTAACCCGTCCAGATTTAGGTCGTCAATTTGACGCTGAAACTCGTGAGTATATTAAAGCTAATACAACTAAGGGTGCTAAAGTTCAAGTAATGGTTGGAGACGGTTTAAGTTCAGCCGCAGTCGGCGCTAACATTAAAGAAATTTTACCTTCAATTAAACAAGGTTTGAAAATGTTCAACTTAGACTTTAACGAAGTTGTTTTTGTTAAATATTCTCGTGTTGCAACAATGGATGAAATTGGCGAATTAACAGATGCTGATGTTGTTTGTATGTTAATTGGAGAACGCCCAGGTTTAGTAACAGCTGAATCAATGAGTGCTTACCTAGCATACAAACCAACAGTTGGTATGCCTGAAGCTCGTCGTACAGTTATCTCTAACATTCAAAAAGGTGGAACACCTGCCGTTGAAGCTGGAGCTTACATTGCGGAACTTATTAAAGAAATGCTTGAGAAGAAAAAATCAGGTATTGATTTAAAAGAAGGATAA
- a CDS encoding ethanolamine ammonia-lyase subunit EutB, protein MILKTKLFGTMYEFKTVKEVLAKANEVKSGDTLAGVAATSAEERVAAKVVLAQLQLQDLFNNPVVPYEEDEVTRIIIDDVNKRAYNKIKHWTVEELREYILDFKTSDYDIKQLGRGLTSEMVAAVTKLMSNMDLIYAAQKIVVIKTANTSIGEPGRISARLQPNHTTDDIDGIMASLMEGLSYGIGDAVIGLNPVDDSTESVMRILNKFEEFKDEWEIPTQTCVLAHVKTQMEAMRKGTPTGLVFQSIAGSEKGNTAFGFDANDIAEAKKLAMETGAVAGPNVMYFETGQGSELSSDAHYGADQVTMEARCYGFAKRFDPYLVNTVVGFIGPEYLYDSQQVIRAGLEDHFMGKLSGLSMGCDVCYTNHMKADQNDAENLASLLALANVNFIMGIPHADDIMLNYQTTGYHETATIRHMLNKRPTREFEGWMEKMGLMEDGRLTERAGDGSIFLK, encoded by the coding sequence ATGATTTTAAAAACAAAACTGTTTGGTACAATGTACGAATTTAAGACAGTCAAAGAAGTTTTGGCTAAGGCCAACGAAGTGAAATCTGGTGACACACTTGCCGGAGTAGCTGCAACCTCAGCAGAAGAAAGAGTAGCTGCAAAAGTTGTTTTAGCACAATTGCAATTACAAGATTTATTTAACAACCCAGTGGTACCATATGAAGAGGATGAAGTAACACGTATCATCATTGATGATGTTAATAAACGTGCTTACAACAAAATCAAACATTGGACAGTTGAAGAATTACGTGAGTATATCTTAGACTTCAAAACATCAGATTATGATATTAAACAATTAGGTCGTGGACTAACATCAGAAATGGTCGCAGCGGTCACTAAATTAATGTCTAATATGGATTTAATCTATGCAGCACAAAAAATCGTTGTAATTAAAACAGCCAATACATCAATTGGTGAGCCTGGACGTATCTCAGCGCGTTTACAACCTAACCATACAACAGATGATATCGATGGTATCATGGCATCACTAATGGAAGGTTTATCATATGGTATTGGGGATGCCGTTATCGGTTTAAACCCAGTTGATGATTCAACTGAAAGTGTAATGCGTATTCTTAATAAATTTGAAGAATTTAAAGATGAGTGGGAAATTCCAACTCAAACCTGTGTTCTAGCTCATGTTAAAACACAAATGGAAGCGATGCGTAAAGGTACACCAACTGGTTTGGTCTTCCAATCAATCGCTGGTTCTGAAAAAGGAAATACTGCCTTTGGTTTTGATGCTAACGATATTGCTGAAGCTAAAAAATTAGCAATGGAAACAGGTGCCGTTGCTGGACCAAACGTTATGTACTTTGAAACAGGTCAAGGGTCTGAATTATCTTCAGATGCTCACTATGGTGCTGACCAAGTAACAATGGAAGCACGTTGTTATGGTTTCGCTAAACGTTTTGATCCATACTTAGTTAATACAGTAGTAGGATTTATTGGACCTGAGTATTTATATGACTCACAACAAGTTATCCGTGCTGGTTTAGAAGATCACTTCATGGGTAAACTTTCAGGACTTTCAATGGGTTGTGATGTATGTTATACAAACCACATGAAAGCTGATCAAAATGATGCAGAAAACTTAGCTTCATTACTAGCATTAGCTAACGTTAACTTTATCATGGGTATCCCTCATGCAGATGATATCATGTTAAATTACCAAACAACTGGTTACCACGAAACTGCTACAATTAGACATATGTTAAACAAACGTCCAACTCGTGAATTTGAAGGCTGGATGGAAAAAATGGGTCTTATGGAAGATGGCCGCCTTACAGAACGTGCAGGCGATGGCTCTATCTTCTTAAAATAG
- the eutA gene encoding ethanolamine ammonia-lyase reactivating factor EutA — protein MSQETVLSVGIDLGTSTTQMIISKLHIQNMASAFTIPRITITDKEVIFRSEIMFTPILENNLIDVDQIKNFVARQYQAAGITKEEIQIGAVIITGETARKENSSNVLAALSGYAGDFVVATAGPDLESIISGRGAGAQMHSKNHHTSVVNLDIGGGTTNLALFYDDEVIDTGCLDIGGRLIKVDSQTQNITYIAPKIAQIIEAEKIPLAVGQRTTPEGLQPIIDIMVQLLENSVGLGTPSPYYDMILTNKGIESDRNILALSFSGGVADCIHEVRPSDTFKYGDIGLLLGHRIAHSALVSDIEVIESIETIRATVVGAGSHTAEISGSTITYKEEVLPIKNIPILRMSHHDEEGDALALAEAISAKMQWYQLEQEFQAVALGIEGEKNPTFQRVQEYAQGIVKGLSSMIERQETLVIIVQQDMAKSLGQCLFGLLPKDYPFVCIDSVRVENGDYIDIGKPVAAGSVLPVVVKTLVFN, from the coding sequence ATGTCACAAGAAACAGTGTTAAGTGTTGGGATTGACTTAGGCACATCAACTACTCAGATGATAATTTCGAAGTTACATATTCAAAATATGGCCTCAGCCTTTACAATTCCAAGAATTACGATTACGGATAAAGAAGTCATCTTTAGAAGTGAAATCATGTTCACGCCAATTTTAGAAAATAACTTGATTGATGTAGATCAGATTAAGAATTTTGTTGCAAGACAGTATCAAGCTGCAGGCATCACTAAAGAGGAGATTCAAATTGGTGCTGTCATTATTACTGGGGAAACAGCTCGTAAAGAGAATTCAAGTAATGTTTTAGCTGCTTTGAGCGGTTACGCAGGTGATTTTGTAGTTGCTACTGCAGGCCCAGATTTGGAAAGCATTATTTCTGGACGTGGAGCAGGCGCTCAAATGCATTCTAAAAATCATCATACGTCGGTTGTTAACCTAGATATTGGTGGTGGCACAACCAACTTAGCTCTTTTTTATGATGATGAAGTCATTGATACGGGGTGTTTAGATATTGGGGGTCGCCTGATTAAGGTTGACAGTCAAACACAGAATATTACTTATATCGCACCTAAAATTGCCCAAATTATTGAGGCAGAAAAAATCCCCTTGGCAGTAGGTCAAAGAACTACACCAGAGGGCTTACAACCAATTATTGATATTATGGTGCAATTATTAGAAAATAGTGTTGGTTTAGGCACACCAAGCCCTTATTATGACATGATTTTAACTAATAAAGGGATTGAATCAGATCGTAATATCTTAGCTTTATCGTTTTCTGGTGGGGTCGCGGATTGCATTCATGAAGTAAGACCATCAGATACGTTTAAATATGGTGATATTGGTTTGTTATTAGGTCACAGGATTGCTCATTCAGCGCTTGTGTCTGATATCGAAGTAATAGAATCAATTGAAACAATCCGAGCAACTGTAGTAGGTGCAGGCTCACATACTGCTGAAATCAGTGGTAGTACGATTACCTATAAAGAAGAAGTACTGCCTATTAAAAATATTCCAATTCTGCGCATGAGTCATCATGACGAGGAGGGAGATGCTTTAGCGCTAGCAGAAGCAATCTCTGCCAAAATGCAATGGTATCAATTGGAACAAGAGTTTCAAGCAGTGGCCTTGGGGATTGAAGGAGAAAAAAATCCTACTTTCCAGCGCGTTCAAGAATACGCTCAAGGTATTGTAAAAGGCTTGTCTAGCATGATTGAAAGACAAGAAACATTAGTGATAATTGTCCAACAAGACATGGCAAAATCTTTGGGACAATGCCTATTCGGGTTATTGCCTAAAGACTATCCCTTTGTTTGTATCGATAGTGTCCGTGTTGAAAATGGTGATTATATTGATATTGGTAAACCAGTTGCGGCAGGAAGTGTTCTACCTGTTGTGGTTAAAACGTTAGTATTTAACTAG
- a CDS encoding sensor histidine kinase, which produces MIDKNIRQLCQKYSDLSAENIAEIIKAAHQLEESKQYENEDVFIDILSDVTDEAIVVYHRPPKRGTSIYSEQVVGKVAKRLNEPSVYRTFETSLKTEGLLAKTQENKMIRQKVFPIRNNRENIAVVIVESPLNEVAEERYFLFNLFKERELPEISSQSSDLPKKSHFYRTLVNKLDEGILIFDKAGYLVINNEVAESYYYHLGYLDKIKGLHYDNLSLDMTTFEQLQYLKHAERWDEVDEKEIFFGESHFNMKRFFEQDEDALVMILHDKTEVYNKEVEIITKSVAIREIHHRVKNNLQSIVSLLRIQGRRSENEEVKKALRESEARILAISTAHEILSKELTDDIPLASVLDLIITNAHRSFLSSKKINLDKQIDEKIYLNGDKTVTVALIVNELLQNSFEHGFTKEDSNNSIEIVVSAIDDDTISIIVKDNGRGYNPKKVNKNSFGLQIVISYVKDKLRGKIKINSNSNGTTTQFYFRK; this is translated from the coding sequence ATGATTGACAAAAATATTCGTCAGCTATGTCAGAAGTATTCTGATTTGTCAGCTGAAAATATTGCTGAAATCATTAAAGCAGCCCATCAACTTGAAGAGAGTAAACAGTATGAAAATGAAGATGTTTTTATTGACATACTGTCTGATGTGACAGACGAAGCAATTGTTGTTTACCACCGACCACCTAAGCGTGGTACCTCGATTTATAGTGAACAAGTAGTAGGGAAAGTTGCCAAACGTTTAAATGAACCAAGTGTTTATCGAACGTTTGAAACGTCGTTAAAAACTGAAGGTCTCTTAGCAAAGACGCAAGAGAACAAAATGATTCGACAAAAAGTTTTTCCTATTAGAAATAATCGAGAAAATATTGCGGTAGTCATAGTGGAATCCCCACTAAATGAGGTAGCAGAAGAGCGTTATTTCTTGTTCAATTTGTTTAAAGAGCGTGAATTACCAGAGATATCGTCACAAAGTAGTGACTTGCCCAAAAAAAGTCATTTTTATCGGACACTAGTCAATAAGCTAGACGAAGGGATCTTGATTTTTGATAAAGCGGGTTATCTCGTTATTAATAATGAAGTGGCAGAGTCTTATTACTACCATTTAGGTTACCTTGATAAAATTAAGGGTCTACATTATGATAATTTATCGCTTGATATGACAACATTTGAACAATTACAATACTTAAAACATGCGGAACGTTGGGATGAAGTAGATGAGAAAGAGATTTTTTTTGGAGAATCTCATTTCAATATGAAACGTTTCTTCGAACAAGATGAAGATGCTTTAGTGATGATTTTACATGATAAGACAGAAGTGTATAACAAAGAAGTGGAAATCATTACAAAATCAGTGGCTATTAGAGAAATTCATCATCGTGTGAAAAACAACCTGCAAAGCATTGTGTCACTCCTAAGAATTCAAGGTCGTCGTAGTGAGAATGAAGAAGTAAAAAAAGCCTTACGTGAAAGCGAAGCGCGTATTTTAGCTATTTCAACTGCTCATGAGATTTTATCTAAGGAATTAACGGATGATATTCCTTTAGCATCAGTACTGGATTTAATTATAACGAATGCTCATCGTAGTTTTTTAAGTAGTAAAAAAATTAATTTAGACAAACAAATAGATGAAAAGATTTATTTGAATGGAGACAAAACCGTAACCGTAGCTTTAATTGTTAACGAGCTATTACAAAATAGCTTTGAACACGGCTTTACTAAAGAAGATTCTAATAATTCAATTGAAATAGTAGTCTCAGCTATTGATGACGATACGATTTCGATTATTGTAAAAGACAATGGTCGCGGTTATAACCCTAAAAAAGTTAATAAAAATAGTTTTGGTTTGCAAATTGTGATCAGCTATGTGAAAGATAAACTAAGAGGCAAAATTAAAATTAATTCAAACTCTAACGGAACAACTACTCAGTTTTATTTTCGGAAGTAA
- a CDS encoding ANTAR domain-containing response regulator: MNGDIIIVDDEPLTRVDLREMLEIAGYNVVGEATDGFEAIELCKKHQPDLVIMDVQMPILDGLSAGKKIMSEKMAKAILMLTAFSDETNRKKALEFGAVGYLVKPLDEKSFIPMVEMGVAKGKEVDKLQNDVTKLSEKLENRKTIEKAKGIIMKANGINEETAYQQIRKLSMDKRCPMIEVAEMIVIAHD; the protein is encoded by the coding sequence GTGAATGGAGATATTATCATTGTCGATGATGAACCTCTTACGAGAGTAGACCTGAGAGAAATGTTAGAGATTGCTGGGTATAATGTGGTAGGTGAGGCAACGGACGGCTTTGAGGCTATTGAATTGTGTAAAAAACATCAACCAGATTTAGTGATAATGGATGTGCAAATGCCTATTTTAGACGGTCTAAGCGCTGGTAAAAAGATCATGTCTGAAAAAATGGCTAAAGCTATTCTGATGTTAACAGCATTTAGTGATGAAACAAATCGTAAAAAAGCTTTAGAGTTTGGTGCAGTCGGTTATCTAGTCAAGCCATTGGATGAAAAATCATTTATCCCGATGGTCGAGATGGGGGTAGCTAAAGGAAAAGAAGTTGACAAACTTCAAAATGATGTTACGAAACTTTCTGAAAAATTAGAAAATCGTAAAACCATTGAAAAAGCTAAGGGAATCATCATGAAAGCTAATGGAATCAATGAAGAAACAGCGTATCAACAGATTCGTAAACTAAGTATGGATAAACGTTGCCCAATGATCGAAGTAGCGGAGATGATTGTGATTGCCCATGATTGA
- a CDS encoding BMC domain-containing protein, with protein MEDKQRLIQEYVPGKQVSMAHIIASPTADIYDKLGLVNTKQGAIGVLTITPSEAAIIAVDIAVKAGDVEIGFVDRFSGSVVLTGDLSSVESALSEVARGLEELLGFSSTIVTKT; from the coding sequence TTGGAAGATAAACAACGATTGATTCAAGAATATGTTCCAGGAAAACAAGTGTCAATGGCGCATATAATTGCTAGCCCAACAGCAGATATTTATGATAAGCTAGGTTTAGTAAACACTAAACAGGGTGCAATTGGCGTTTTAACCATTACCCCAAGTGAGGCAGCGATTATTGCTGTTGATATTGCGGTAAAAGCTGGAGATGTTGAAATTGGTTTTGTTGACCGTTTTAGCGGCTCTGTCGTATTGACCGGTGATCTATCCTCTGTTGAATCAGCCTTGTCAGAAGTCGCAAGAGGCTTAGAAGAACTGTTAGGTTTTTCAAGTACTATTGTCACTAAAACATAG
- a CDS encoding 1-propanol dehydrogenase PduQ, translating into MERLNFDTQIFIGENSLDEIKNYSNERICIVTDKFMVESKLVDYVTDNINDTNEYHVYTDVVPDPTVDNVVGGVADLSQFNPSVLIAFGGGSAIDAAKAMKLFGTKLGLAADISLVVVPTTSGTGSEVTNFSVITNPKNNLKYPLVNELLQPDKAILDARLVKSVPPHIVADTGMDVLTHALEAYVSTSANVFSDALAEKAIDLIFTYLERSFSNSEDSEAREQVHYASCIAGIAFNQASLGMCHGIAHTVGGKLHMPHGRINGILLPSVVQYNANESDVALERYAKIANRQGFSTSKGKVGVRTLVNEIMSLRQKLKMPASFAEAGFTKDDLAEHGETISQEALVDPTTATNPVQPTAADVKRLLTPLF; encoded by the coding sequence ATGGAAAGATTGAATTTTGATACGCAAATTTTTATTGGCGAAAATTCATTAGATGAAATTAAAAATTATTCAAATGAACGTATCTGTATCGTAACAGATAAGTTTATGGTTGAGTCTAAATTAGTAGACTATGTAACAGACAATATTAATGATACAAATGAGTATCACGTATATACAGATGTTGTACCAGATCCAACAGTCGATAATGTTGTGGGTGGTGTAGCCGATTTATCACAGTTTAACCCAAGCGTTTTAATTGCCTTTGGTGGCGGTTCAGCGATTGATGCGGCTAAAGCAATGAAATTATTTGGTACTAAACTTGGTTTAGCAGCTGACATTTCGTTAGTAGTTGTTCCAACAACAAGTGGGACAGGTTCTGAGGTAACCAACTTTTCTGTAATTACCAATCCTAAAAACAATTTGAAATACCCACTGGTTAATGAATTATTACAACCAGATAAAGCGATTTTGGATGCACGTTTAGTAAAAAGTGTGCCACCTCATATTGTGGCAGATACGGGTATGGATGTTTTAACACATGCCTTAGAAGCGTATGTCTCAACATCAGCAAACGTGTTTTCAGATGCTTTAGCTGAAAAAGCAATTGATTTGATTTTTACTTATCTAGAGCGTTCATTTAGTAATTCAGAAGATTCAGAAGCACGTGAACAAGTACACTATGCATCATGTATTGCTGGGATTGCATTTAACCAAGCCTCATTAGGTATGTGTCATGGTATTGCACACACTGTTGGTGGCAAGCTACATATGCCACATGGTCGTATCAATGGTATTTTATTACCATCAGTTGTTCAATACAATGCCAATGAAAGTGATGTAGCTTTAGAACGATATGCTAAAATTGCAAATCGTCAAGGTTTTTCAACTTCAAAAGGCAAAGTTGGTGTTCGTACGTTAGTTAATGAAATTATGTCACTGCGTCAAAAATTAAAAATGCCAGCTAGTTTTGCAGAAGCAGGTTTTACTAAAGATGATTTAGCTGAACATGGGGAAACAATTAGCCAAGAAGCGTTAGTTGATCCAACGACGGCAACTAATCCAGTGCAACCAACTGCAGCGGATGTAAAACGTTTATTAACACCGTTATTTTAA